AACATACATCGGAGAGCTAAACCACAAGGAGAAATCCCATCCCGGGTTACATGATCCGATCATTGACCGAGGGCTATTCGATTGCGTTCAGGAGATCTTTGAGCATGATGCTCGCCTGCGAGGCTCTCGAAATCCGAGAACTGCTTTTTACGCCTTGCTTAGCGGACTTTTGTTCGGGCCCAATGGGGTAAAGATGCTGGCGACATGGTCCCGGGGGAAGACAGGGCAAAAGTTTCGCTATTACCGAATGCTTGGTTACGGAGGCAAGGCCCAGCCAACTCGACGCTCGATGATGTTCGCAATGAAAGAGGTAGATCGGCTTGTGCTTGATCAGGTTTACAGTGTCTTGAAGACACCCACAATACTTGAAAGCACCATTCTGGAGGTCGAGAAGGTGCGCCCGGATATCAGCGAGCTATCGGTCTACCAGGCCATGCAAAACATGGCAGCGATCTGGAACGAGCTCTACCCGCAAGAGCAGCGAAAAATCATCGAGACGCTGATCGAGCGCGTGGTCTTGTCAGACCAGGAGTTGGAAATCACCTGGAAGTGGATTGATTGGAATGTGTCGCTTAATCAGTTCCGCCCGAATGGGATTCCTGCGGAGTTGGTGCGTAGGGAGGCCGTGGGCAGAATGGACATGATCAAGGTCGTAGGGGAGATTCAGACCATCAATGTAGAGCCCTCAGCTGAGGGCGAGCGGCCGGTGGTAAAGACAGTCATCCCGATTCGCCATCGGCGCAAGGGAATCAAAAATGTCATCGAACCTAATCCTGCATTGTCGGCCGAAGGTGCCGGACCCCAAGAGAAGCCCCAATTCGAAATGCCGCTGCTCACGGCACTAAGCCGAGCCTTTTATTGGCAATGGCTCTTGGATGAGGGAAAAGTCGAAAGCGGTAGCGAGATTGCGCGCAGGGAGGGATTGCACCCATCTACGGTCAACGAACTGCTGCGGTTAACGATCCTTGCGCCGAATCTGGTTCAGAAGATCTTGACGGGGGAACAACCTGAGGGGCTCAGCATTCTGTGGTTCACCCGGAACCGGTTACCAGTAGAGTGGAGCGCACAGGAATTGATCCTCACCGATGCTATGTTGGGGGCCTCAGCGAGCCAGCGAGCGCAGTGATTGAGGGCAGATCTGGTAAAAAAACTCCGCTGCCACTCCTCGTTTTGTTTGGGGATAAATATTACTTGCTTGAAGCGCGAGCGGTGAGAGCGCGGAAATCCACGTTTCGAGTTTATCTTTTTCCTCGTTGTATTTGGGTTCTCCATGCCCTTCCTTTACTTCCGCATATCGACGAAGAAAATAGGACAAAAAATCAGCGACTTGGATCATGGGCACATGCTTTGAATCTGCAAAATACGGAGTGTCGATAATGTGCGACAAGGCATCGGATTTTTTCTTTCGCTGATAAAAAGTGTCAATCCAGTCGGGTGGGTTGGCAAGTAGGCTGGCGGGCCGTGGCTCTTCATGGCCTTTCTTATCAAATACTAGGAGAGTATGGCCCTTACTTTTTTCCTCTCTTTGGAAGGTTTTCTGCACCGCGAGAATGCAGTGGAACGCAGCAGCTTGATATGGGGAAGTGAGTGTTGAGCCGACTGTGGATTCCGATCGCAGAGATTCAAAGGCAGCTTTGTTGACCGCACTGTAAACAAACTTGTGTTTTCGGGTCGAAAGCCAGTCGATGATCTGAGAAACATACATAGCTCGTTCCAGGCCGGTCATGCTCCTGAAGCTTTTGTTGCCCGGATAGAAATCTTTAGTGTGAAGCTCGTCTAAGTTAGACCCTACGACGTTGCTGAGGTTTAGCAGTAGGTCTGCCCATTCCCTCTTGGTAATGTGCATCCGCTGCGCATCGACTATGACGCCCACTACTACTGCTATGGGCTCTGATCCGGTACCGCTCTCGTCGAAGTAGCATAGTTTCATTAGCAAAGTGTAAGTTCGATTTTTTTTTGGGCGGGGTAGTTGGTTTCAAACACCTGTCTCGAAACCCGCTTCACATCGCGGTAGGGGCTGCTGCTATCAGCAAGTCAACAGAGAAAAGAGACGAAGTCTCGCCCTTTGGGCCGGCTTTTCGGCGTTTCTGGGGGCGTGGAATCCGCAACCCCGGCGGGCCAGATCCGCTCCAGCATTGGGGTTTCGGGCAAACAAAAAGGGCCCAGAACCAGGTCTGAGCCCTTTGTAATGGTGGAGCCGGCGGGAATTGAACCCGCGTCCGCAAGTCTTCCAAAGACAGTTCTACATACTTAGTCGATTTATTTAAATTTAACTGAAGTGCTTAGCCAACCGACAGGCCGGCACTCAGCGATCCACTTGTTTTAGGCACCGGATCCATGGCGTATCCGATGACGATCTGATGTGCATGACACTGCTGCGGTTTAACCCGCCCAGCCCATCAGAGAGCTGGTGCAGCGCTCGCTAGCAATTAAGCTGCGAGTGCAAAACGTTCGTCGTTTGCGTTTATTTAATTTCGACTGTATTTACGAGGGAATCGAGCCTCGGTATGCCCTGCGCTTCTTCATTACCCACGTCGAAACCGGGTCGGCCCCAATTTCTTTGTGTTGTGGCCCGGTACGACTCCGGATCACGTTGATTCAGAGTGCAGTATCGGCCAGAAGTTCCGCAGAAACAAGGCCTTGATCTAGCCCGAGCTCTCTTTGCCTTCAGCTTCCCCAGGGGGAATTAGTTTGCTTGCAGGCTAGAGAAGGCGAATCAAATCCTGGGCTTGCTTCACCACGGCATCCGCCCCCCACTCGCGGGGCCAGGGGGCCTGGACATGGTGGCCAAAGTCACAGCCAATCGTCCAGGTGCCTGCCGCATAGCCGCTTTCAATATCCCGCGCATCGTCACCCACATAGACCACCGCCTGCGGGGGCAGGGCAAGCATCTCGATCGCATGGACCATCGGGGCGGGGTGGGGCTTG
The nucleotide sequence above comes from beta proteobacterium MWH-UniP1. Encoded proteins:
- a CDS encoding recombinase family protein, producing MKGAKKKDLMAPGLNPEVRMKRCAVYCRVSSDENLDQSFNSIDAQREAGLSFIRSQQAEGWVPLDGTYEDPGFSGGNMERPGLQRLFRDIRSGLVDMVVVYKIDRLSRSLADFAKMVEMFDGYNVSFSAVTQQINSASSMGRLMLNVLLSFAQFEREVTGERIRDKIAAAKAKGMWMGGPVPHGYQVIERKLVVQPDEAKVVKRIFQDFAELRSVAMVIQGLKKDGLNARSGKPFAQQTIRTLLTNRTYIGELNHKEKSHPGLHDPIIDRGLFDCVQEIFEHDARLRGSRNPRTAFYALLSGLLFGPNGVKMLATWSRGKTGQKFRYYRMLGYGGKAQPTRRSMMFAMKEVDRLVLDQVYSVLKTPTILESTILEVEKVRPDISELSVYQAMQNMAAIWNELYPQEQRKIIETLIERVVLSDQELEITWKWIDWNVSLNQFRPNGIPAELVRREAVGRMDMIKVVGEIQTINVEPSAEGERPVVKTVIPIRHRRKGIKNVIEPNPALSAEGAGPQEKPQFEMPLLTALSRAFYWQWLLDEGKVESGSEIARREGLHPSTVNELLRLTILAPNLVQKILTGEQPEGLSILWFTRNRLPVEWSAQELILTDAMLGASASQRAQ
- a CDS encoding DUF3800 domain-containing protein, which gives rise to MKLCYFDESGTGSEPIAVVVGVIVDAQRMHITKREWADLLLNLSNVVGSNLDELHTKDFYPGNKSFRSMTGLERAMYVSQIIDWLSTRKHKFVYSAVNKAAFESLRSESTVGSTLTSPYQAAAFHCILAVQKTFQREEKSKGHTLLVFDKKGHEEPRPASLLANPPDWIDTFYQRKKKSDALSHIIDTPYFADSKHVPMIQVADFLSYFLRRYAEVKEGHGEPKYNEEKDKLETWISALSPLALQASNIYPQTKRGVAAEFFYQICPQSLRSLAR